A window of the Tunturibacter empetritectus genome harbors these coding sequences:
- a CDS encoding ArnT family glycosyltransferase → MQNQLKLDEETPVHETSPQNATSRRLWNPVSLAVIFFLWLILQIGGLFTPGLLDDVDSIYIEIAREMLQRHDYVTPYIDGIRFFDKPPLMYWMAAGSMHLFGIHDWAARLPLALAALALLLAVYALGIRLFATVSPSERPDRGGFYAAIALATSIGPYIYTRFYIPDILIALWMTLAVHLFLIALDHIHESPQNRTSEIESQNRVPHLRGSLIAAQMGNRVSDPLSSPIHESPGAPSFAHFAKGANVSSSALLPCLAFAAVMALNVLTKGLIGVVFPIAFVLLYLAITRQLHLLLRLHLIPGTLVFLTIAAPWHILAALRNPAIPMTPGLGLPAKAGWVWFYLYNEHIARFLSKRIPHDYGQTPVLVFWIYLAIWIMPWTVFLPGAIAAHIRTLRHRIATNTITRAREYEASLSLLLWSLLVMGFFSLSSRQEYYSIPAIPALCLMGGGLLAQADQTQSLSSTKLKAASSALRWHLCLLLPLSTTLAIVCGYFALTAPHPAPGTDLASLLNSNPDFYNLSLGHLFDLTGDAMGLFRGPLTAVALSMLGVGLVSYLLRLSSFTYAANLVLAAAMTITLLAAHEGLVRFYPVLGSKNLALTVKQQLRPGDRVIIDGWLSSGSSVLFYTGQQAGLVNGRIYGPWYGSFWPDAPPIFGTDDGLRQAWIGPQRIFLLTFSKQRAADLARFAPVHLLGAEGGKFILSNR, encoded by the coding sequence ATGCAGAACCAGCTAAAACTCGACGAAGAAACCCCAGTGCACGAGACCTCTCCACAAAACGCCACATCGCGCCGCCTTTGGAATCCCGTCTCTCTCGCTGTCATCTTCTTTCTCTGGCTCATCCTCCAGATCGGCGGCCTCTTCACCCCCGGCCTCCTCGACGACGTCGACTCCATCTACATCGAGATCGCCCGCGAGATGCTCCAGCGCCACGACTACGTTACCCCCTACATCGACGGCATACGCTTCTTCGACAAGCCCCCCCTCATGTACTGGATGGCCGCCGGCTCCATGCATCTCTTCGGCATTCACGACTGGGCCGCCCGACTCCCTCTCGCTCTCGCCGCCCTCGCGCTTCTCCTTGCCGTCTACGCCCTCGGCATACGCCTCTTCGCAACAGTCTCTCCGTCTGAAAGACCCGACCGCGGAGGCTTCTACGCCGCCATCGCCCTCGCCACCAGCATCGGCCCCTACATCTACACCCGCTTCTACATCCCGGACATCCTCATCGCTCTCTGGATGACCCTCGCCGTCCACCTCTTCCTCATAGCCCTCGACCACATCCACGAATCACCACAAAACCGGACATCTGAGATCGAGTCACAAAACCGGGTGCCCCATCTTCGCGGCAGTCTTATCGCCGCTCAGATGGGCAATCGCGTAAGCGATCCGCTCTCCTCCCCCATCCACGAAAGCCCGGGTGCCCCATCCTTCGCGCACTTTGCGAAGGGTGCGAACGTAAGCTCCTCCGCTCTCCTCCCCTGCCTCGCCTTCGCCGCAGTCATGGCCCTAAACGTCCTGACCAAAGGACTCATAGGCGTGGTCTTCCCCATAGCCTTCGTCCTCCTCTACCTCGCCATCACCAGACAACTCCACCTCCTCCTGAGACTCCACCTCATCCCCGGCACCCTGGTCTTCCTGACCATAGCCGCCCCCTGGCACATCCTCGCCGCCCTCCGAAACCCAGCCATCCCTATGACCCCAGGCCTCGGTCTCCCAGCCAAAGCGGGCTGGGTCTGGTTTTATCTTTACAACGAGCACATCGCCCGTTTCCTCTCCAAACGCATCCCCCACGACTACGGCCAAACCCCTGTCCTAGTTTTCTGGATCTACCTCGCCATCTGGATCATGCCCTGGACCGTCTTCCTCCCCGGAGCGATCGCCGCCCACATCCGAACTCTCCGCCACCGCATCGCCACAAACACCATCACTCGCGCACGCGAGTATGAAGCATCGCTCTCTCTCCTTCTCTGGAGCCTCCTCGTCATGGGCTTCTTCTCCCTCTCCAGCCGCCAGGAGTACTACTCTATCCCCGCAATCCCCGCTCTATGCCTTATGGGCGGCGGCCTCCTCGCTCAAGCCGACCAGACTCAAAGTCTCTCCTCCACCAAACTAAAAGCAGCCAGCAGCGCCCTCCGCTGGCACCTCTGCCTCCTCCTTCCCCTCTCCACCACCCTCGCCATCGTCTGCGGATACTTCGCCCTCACGGCACCCCACCCCGCCCCCGGCACCGACCTCGCATCTCTCCTCAACTCCAACCCCGACTTCTACAACCTCTCCCTGGGCCACCTCTTCGACCTCACCGGAGACGCCATGGGACTCTTCCGCGGCCCCCTCACCGCCGTAGCCCTCAGCATGCTCGGCGTCGGCCTCGTCAGCTACCTTCTGCGCCTCAGCTCCTTCACCTACGCCGCAAATCTCGTGCTGGCCGCCGCCATGACCATCACCCTCCTCGCCGCCCACGAGGGCCTCGTCCGCTTCTATCCCGTCCTCGGATCGAAGAATCTCGCCCTCACCGTCAAACAGCAACTCCGCCCCGGCGACCGCGTCATCATCGACGGCTGGCTCTCCTCCGGCTCCTCCGTCCTCTTCTACACCGGCCAACAGGCAGGCCTCGTCAACGGGCGCATCTACGGTCCTTGGTACGGCTCCTTCTGGCCCGACGCTCCCCCCATCTTCGGCACCGACGACGGACTCCGCCAGGCCTGGATCGGACCCCAGCGCATCTTCCTGCTCACCTTCAGCAAACAACGCGCCGCCGACCTCGCACGCTTCGCCCCCGTTCATCTCCTCGGGGCAGAGGGCGGCAAATTCATCCTCTCCAATCGATAA
- a CDS encoding glycosyltransferase — protein MFSTLLLIARVALILGILGTLTSGVSFLLALIGGLKFRSRRNDQGSYAPPVSILKPLHGKEMGLEQNLESFFRLTHPDFEIIFCARSLSDPGILCAQEVASRFPSIAARFIASGEPLWQNPKTFSMALLVEAATHEIILFSDSDVRVNPSYLHDILQPLADPAAGLVTCTFRGKPGRSTSLLTALTQTVEFSSGVLTANLLEDIKFGLGPTLLTRKPLIDEIGGLKDMGDLLADDFWLGNRIAEKGYKVILSTAIVDHCINYGSVLSGLHHQISWMKNTRGTRPAGHLGTGLTYAMPFGILGLLSSLALGRPTLGLWLLFAALANRWLQALLIGFVIMRDKLALKFFWLYPLCDLLGFYSWAASYFGREIIYRGERYRINPGGVLVRLGPLQH, from the coding sequence ATGTTTTCCACCCTGCTCCTGATCGCTCGAGTCGCCCTCATCCTCGGCATACTCGGCACCCTGACCTCCGGAGTATCCTTCCTTCTGGCCCTCATAGGCGGCCTGAAGTTCCGCTCCCGCCGCAATGATCAAGGCAGCTACGCCCCTCCGGTAAGCATCCTCAAGCCCCTTCACGGCAAGGAAATGGGACTCGAGCAAAACCTCGAGAGCTTCTTCCGGCTCACCCATCCCGACTTCGAAATCATCTTCTGCGCAAGGTCCCTCTCCGACCCCGGAATCCTCTGCGCTCAGGAGGTAGCCAGCCGATTTCCATCCATCGCTGCGCGTTTCATCGCCTCAGGCGAACCGCTCTGGCAGAACCCCAAGACCTTCTCCATGGCGCTCTTGGTCGAAGCAGCCACGCACGAGATCATCCTCTTCTCCGACAGCGACGTCCGCGTCAACCCCTCCTACCTGCACGACATCCTGCAACCTCTCGCCGACCCTGCCGCCGGACTAGTCACCTGCACCTTCCGCGGCAAACCCGGACGAAGCACCTCCCTGCTCACCGCGCTCACCCAGACCGTCGAGTTCTCCAGCGGCGTCCTCACCGCAAATCTACTCGAAGACATCAAGTTCGGACTCGGGCCCACGCTCCTCACCCGAAAGCCCCTGATCGACGAGATAGGTGGCCTCAAAGACATGGGAGATCTGCTCGCCGACGACTTCTGGCTCGGCAACCGCATCGCAGAAAAAGGCTACAAAGTAATCCTCTCCACAGCCATCGTCGATCACTGCATCAACTACGGAAGCGTCCTCTCCGGATTGCACCATCAGATCAGCTGGATGAAAAATACTCGCGGCACCCGCCCCGCCGGACACCTTGGCACCGGCCTCACCTACGCCATGCCCTTCGGCATCCTCGGCCTTCTCTCCTCCCTCGCCCTCGGACGACCAACCCTCGGCCTCTGGCTCCTCTTCGCCGCGCTCGCCAATCGCTGGCTCCAGGCTCTGCTCATCGGCTTCGTCATCATGCGCGACAAGCTAGCTCTAAAATTCTTCTGGCTCTACCCCCTCTGCGACCTCCTCGGCTTCTACAGTTGGGCCGCCAGCTACTTCGGACGAGAGATCATCTACCGCGGCGAACGCTATCGCATCAACCCCGGCGGCGTCCTGGTTCGCCTCGGCCCCCTGCAGCACTAG
- a CDS encoding MerR family transcriptional regulator, translating to MATKRKTKGAYMISSVAEMYEIHPQTLRLYEREGLLRPSRSEGNTRLYTDEDLERLEFILNLARDLGVNIAGIAIVLQMRERMEEMNRQMQGFVDYVRTEMLTRMQQQQVPGTGLIPMRRQVVVTGRKDKKGS from the coding sequence ATGGCGACAAAGCGGAAGACCAAGGGCGCGTACATGATCTCGTCGGTGGCGGAGATGTACGAGATTCATCCGCAAACATTGCGGCTGTATGAGCGGGAGGGGTTGCTGCGGCCGTCGCGGAGTGAAGGCAATACGCGGCTGTATACCGATGAGGATCTGGAGCGGCTGGAGTTTATTTTGAACCTGGCGCGGGATCTGGGGGTGAACATCGCCGGGATTGCGATTGTGCTGCAGATGCGGGAGCGGATGGAGGAGATGAACCGGCAGATGCAGGGGTTCGTCGACTATGTGCGGACGGAGATGCTGACGCGGATGCAGCAACAGCAGGTACCTGGGACTGGGTTGATTCCTATGCGGCGACAGGTGGTGGTGACGGGGCGGAAGGATAAGAAGGGTAGCTGA
- a CDS encoding J domain-containing protein codes for MATTQTKDYYGTLGIKKTATADEIRKAFRKAARKYHPDVNPNDKKAEEKFKEISEANDVLSDEKKRKIYDQFGFYSDNIDPAAAEAAARGGHGGGASSSGGYGGAQRGPRGGQEVPFDFGGFDFSDFQSGRAAQQQEPGGGFSGSFKDIFSGMFNGGKQASRGPQPGTDLEYQVSVDFWTAVRGGVARLEIQRQEVCPTCKGKSTTGGSVECSECHGSGQVTQMGGRMKFNIQCPRCGGLGKVQNFCPTCDGEGVVTKREPLEFRIKAGTRDGQRIRLAGKGNAGINGGAAGDLFLIIKAGTHPVFTRSADDIYVTVPVTMTEAALGAKIDVPTIDSHESGARTQLKIPPGTQTGQKLRLREKGVPSASREGVRGDEIVEVKIVVPKVQDERSKEILRELAKLNPEDPREDLFAKA; via the coding sequence ATGGCGACGACACAGACGAAGGACTACTACGGCACGCTGGGCATAAAGAAGACGGCGACGGCAGATGAGATTCGCAAGGCTTTTCGGAAGGCTGCTCGGAAGTATCACCCGGATGTAAATCCGAATGACAAAAAAGCTGAGGAGAAGTTCAAGGAGATCTCCGAGGCGAACGATGTTTTGAGTGATGAGAAGAAGAGGAAGATCTACGACCAGTTTGGGTTCTACTCGGACAATATCGACCCGGCTGCGGCGGAGGCTGCTGCTCGTGGCGGCCATGGCGGAGGCGCGTCTTCTTCTGGTGGGTATGGTGGGGCGCAGCGTGGACCGCGTGGTGGGCAGGAGGTTCCGTTCGACTTTGGCGGTTTCGATTTTTCGGACTTTCAGAGTGGGCGAGCGGCGCAGCAGCAGGAGCCGGGCGGTGGGTTTAGCGGGAGCTTCAAGGACATCTTCAGCGGGATGTTCAACGGCGGAAAACAGGCTTCGCGCGGGCCGCAGCCTGGGACTGATCTTGAGTACCAGGTGAGCGTGGACTTCTGGACGGCGGTGCGCGGCGGCGTGGCGCGGCTGGAGATTCAGCGGCAGGAGGTCTGCCCGACGTGCAAGGGGAAGTCGACGACGGGCGGGAGCGTGGAGTGCTCGGAGTGCCATGGGTCGGGGCAGGTGACGCAGATGGGCGGCCGGATGAAGTTCAACATTCAATGCCCTCGGTGCGGCGGGTTGGGGAAGGTGCAGAACTTCTGCCCGACGTGCGATGGCGAGGGCGTGGTGACGAAGCGGGAGCCGCTGGAGTTTCGCATCAAGGCGGGGACGCGCGATGGGCAGAGGATTCGGCTGGCGGGGAAGGGCAATGCCGGGATCAACGGTGGGGCTGCCGGAGATCTGTTTTTGATCATCAAGGCGGGGACGCATCCGGTATTTACGCGGAGTGCGGATGACATATATGTAACTGTTCCGGTTACGATGACGGAGGCAGCGCTGGGAGCGAAGATTGACGTGCCAACGATCGATTCTCATGAGAGTGGAGCGCGGACGCAGTTGAAGATTCCGCCGGGTACGCAGACGGGGCAGAAGCTGCGGTTGCGGGAGAAGGGCGTGCCTTCGGCCTCGCGGGAAGGAGTGCGCGGGGATGAGATTGTTGAGGTGAAGATCGTGGTGCCGAAGGTGCAGGATGAGCGGAGCAAGGAGATTCTGCGGGAGCTGGCGAAGTTGAATCCGGAGGATCCTCGCGAAGATTTGTTTGCGAAGGCGTAA
- a CDS encoding Fpg/Nei family DNA glycosylase: MPEGNEIHRWAERHAAAFAGKMVRVDGPQGRFVDAGIIDGKKLRRVLAVGKHLGYDFGKDLILHVHLGLQGDFTEGSGPLPDVRGALRLRMWNEAAVKKPAAPGVSKRHAWYSDDDGTGHIEAAKVAWVELRGPMDCSIYSQEKWDALLERLGPDPLNGDGPEKMIARVAKSKKTIGELLMDQSVAAGIGNIYRAELLFRARLSPFTPGKEVEESTLRSIWKEAGVLMKAGMIDRRIVTTKPKDRPHKSGPVLKEEAHYVYRRQGRPCWISGTKILTKVMAGRNLFWCPVCQAGPDSQAQ; this comes from the coding sequence ATGCCTGAGGGAAATGAGATTCATCGTTGGGCCGAGAGACACGCGGCTGCGTTTGCAGGGAAGATGGTTCGGGTGGATGGGCCGCAGGGGCGGTTTGTCGATGCGGGGATCATCGATGGGAAGAAGCTGCGGCGCGTGCTGGCTGTGGGGAAGCACCTGGGGTATGACTTTGGGAAGGACTTGATTCTGCATGTGCACCTTGGGCTGCAGGGGGACTTTACGGAGGGATCGGGGCCGCTGCCGGATGTGCGTGGTGCGCTGCGGTTGCGGATGTGGAATGAGGCGGCGGTGAAGAAGCCTGCGGCTCCGGGAGTGAGTAAGCGGCATGCGTGGTACTCGGATGACGACGGGACTGGCCATATTGAGGCTGCAAAGGTGGCCTGGGTGGAGCTGCGAGGTCCGATGGACTGCTCGATCTACTCGCAGGAGAAGTGGGATGCTCTGCTGGAGCGGCTGGGGCCGGATCCGCTGAATGGGGATGGGCCGGAGAAGATGATTGCGAGGGTTGCGAAGAGTAAGAAGACGATTGGGGAGTTGTTGATGGACCAGTCGGTGGCGGCTGGAATTGGGAATATCTATCGCGCGGAGTTGTTGTTTCGGGCGAGGCTGAGTCCGTTTACGCCGGGGAAGGAGGTAGAGGAGAGCACGCTGCGGTCGATATGGAAGGAGGCGGGCGTGTTGATGAAGGCGGGGATGATTGACCGGAGGATTGTGACGACCAAGCCGAAGGATCGGCCGCATAAGAGTGGGCCAGTGCTGAAGGAAGAGGCGCATTATGTGTATCGGCGGCAGGGACGGCCCTGCTGGATCAGCGGGACGAAGATTTTGACGAAGGTAATGGCCGGGCGGAACTTGTTCTGGTGTCCGGTATGCCAGGCGGGGCCGGATTCGCAGGCTCAGTGA
- a CDS encoding acyltransferase family protein, whose protein sequence is MAASSVGFYRPELDVLRFLAFLLVFLFHGLDVPDGLLSSLRISGALGVCLFFLLSSYLITELLEREKKQSGAIHLKAFYIRRGLRIWPLYLTVLIADYLFPHRLHPGVFSTSRLVAFLLIAGNWYVAHHGFTFTMSTPLWSIPVEEQFYILWPSVRKYLHRSGSIIFSIAMFFIAYIALAWLCHIGADVTTSIWVNSFVQFQFFSTGAILALALRGRAPNLHPFLRIVLFLAGLSTLVLAQHIFQIKESLAAGAFHLIAPGYLCANIGCILLFFSFLGESRLGKLKPLVYLGKISFGLYVFHWMMIEVAGRALRPRFINPQTARTTANAMELALAFVLTVLIASLSYRFFEAPILRFKKRFEFVRTRSI, encoded by the coding sequence TTGGCTGCTTCAAGCGTTGGTTTTTATCGCCCCGAGCTCGACGTCCTACGCTTCCTCGCCTTTCTTCTCGTCTTCCTCTTTCACGGCCTCGACGTCCCTGACGGCCTCTTAAGCTCCCTTCGCATCTCCGGTGCACTCGGCGTCTGCCTCTTCTTTCTCCTTAGCTCCTACCTCATCACCGAACTCCTGGAGCGCGAAAAAAAACAGTCCGGCGCCATTCACCTCAAAGCCTTCTACATCCGTCGCGGCCTGCGCATCTGGCCTCTCTACCTCACGGTCCTCATAGCCGACTATCTCTTTCCGCACCGTCTGCATCCCGGAGTCTTCTCGACCTCGCGCCTCGTGGCGTTTCTTCTCATCGCCGGAAACTGGTATGTTGCCCATCACGGCTTCACTTTCACCATGTCCACGCCTCTCTGGAGCATTCCAGTCGAAGAGCAGTTCTACATCCTCTGGCCCTCAGTCCGTAAATACCTCCACCGCTCCGGCTCCATCATCTTCTCCATCGCGATGTTCTTCATCGCCTACATCGCCCTCGCCTGGCTCTGCCACATCGGCGCAGATGTCACTACTTCCATCTGGGTCAACAGCTTTGTTCAGTTCCAGTTCTTCAGCACCGGAGCCATACTTGCCCTGGCCCTGCGTGGCCGCGCTCCAAACCTCCATCCCTTCCTACGAATCGTTCTCTTCCTCGCCGGGTTGTCGACTCTCGTACTTGCCCAACATATCTTTCAGATCAAAGAGAGCCTTGCCGCTGGCGCCTTCCATCTCATCGCTCCCGGCTATCTCTGCGCCAACATCGGCTGCATTCTTCTCTTCTTTAGCTTCCTCGGGGAATCCCGCCTCGGCAAACTCAAACCACTTGTCTACCTCGGAAAGATCTCCTTCGGACTCTACGTCTTTCACTGGATGATGATCGAAGTCGCCGGCCGCGCTCTCCGACCCAGATTCATCAACCCTCAAACAGCAAGGACGACGGCCAACGCAATGGAATTAGCGCTTGCCTTCGTCCTCACTGTCCTGATTGCTTCTCTTTCGTATCGATTCTTTGAAGCGCCCATCCTGCGTTTCAAAAAGCGTTTCGAGTTTGTTCGAACACGCTCCATCTAA